From a single Ornithorhynchus anatinus isolate Pmale09 chromosome 4, mOrnAna1.pri.v4, whole genome shotgun sequence genomic region:
- the LOC100082165 gene encoding ly6/PLAUR domain-containing protein 2-like: protein MKMVLRASALMLLTVALCMELGAALRCYTCPQETDLFQCTQVISCSPTDTICKTTTYSVDSGYPFFGNITVTKGCANKCVASDVDGIGITRPVSCCNTDLCNTDGAAGLTAGTLTLGAAAALAHLLLRLWP, encoded by the exons ATGAAGATGGTCCTGCGGGCGTCGGCGCTGATGTTGCTGACAGTGGCTCTGTGCATGGAGTTGG GTGCGGCCCTGCGGTGCTACACCTGCCCCCAGGAGACTGACCTCTTCCAGTGCACGCAAGTCATCAGCTGCTCCCCCACGGACACCATTTGCAAGACCACCACCTATTCCGTGGACTCGG gttACCCCTTCTTTGGCAACATCACCGTCACCAAGGGCTGCGCCAACAAATGTGTCGCCTCCGACGTGGATGGCATCGGGATCACCCGGCCCGTGTCCTGCTGCAACACGGACCTGTGCAACACGGACGGGGCGGCCGGCCTGACGGCCGGCACCCTGACCCTGGGGGCGGCCGCCGCTCTCGCCCATCTCCTGCTC